Proteins from one Streptomyces sp. NBC_00390 genomic window:
- the allB gene encoding allantoinase AllB: protein MSDVDVNGDVDLVLRSTRVITPEGTRAATVAVAAGKIASVGAHDAEVPRGARLEDFGDDVLLPGLVDTHVHVNDPGRTEWEGFWTATRAAAAGGITTLLDMPLNSLPPTTTVAHLAAKQDVARSKAHIDVGFWGGAIPSNVKDLRPLYDAGVFGFKCFLSPSGVEEFPELDQEQLARSMGEIAGFGGLLIVHAEDPHHLASAPQRPGPAYADFLASRPRDAENTAIESLIARAGRLNARVHVLHLSSSDALPLIAAAKREGVRISVESCPHFLTLTAEEVPDGATEFKCCPPIREAANQDLLWQGLADGTIDCIVSDHSPCTTDLKTPDFASAWGGISSLQLGLPAIWTEARRRGHTLDDVVRWMSAAPAALAGLGAKGAIEAGRDADFAVLAPDETFTVDPAELHHRNQVTAYAGKTLHGVVRSTWLRGERIVENGTLAAPSGRLLERNN, encoded by the coding sequence GTGTCCGACGTGGACGTGAACGGGGACGTGGACCTGGTACTGCGCTCGACGCGCGTGATCACTCCGGAGGGGACGCGCGCCGCGACGGTCGCCGTCGCCGCCGGGAAGATCGCGTCGGTCGGGGCGCACGACGCCGAGGTACCACGCGGAGCCCGCCTGGAGGACTTCGGCGACGACGTCCTGCTTCCCGGCCTCGTCGACACCCATGTCCATGTGAACGACCCCGGCCGCACCGAGTGGGAGGGCTTCTGGACCGCCACCCGCGCGGCCGCCGCCGGAGGCATCACCACCCTGCTGGACATGCCCCTCAACTCCCTCCCGCCGACGACGACCGTCGCTCATCTGGCGGCCAAGCAGGACGTCGCACGGAGCAAGGCGCACATCGACGTCGGCTTCTGGGGCGGCGCGATCCCGTCCAACGTCAAGGATCTGCGGCCGCTGTACGACGCCGGCGTCTTCGGCTTCAAGTGCTTCCTGTCGCCGTCCGGAGTCGAGGAGTTCCCGGAGCTCGACCAGGAGCAGCTCGCCCGATCCATGGGCGAGATCGCCGGGTTCGGAGGCCTGCTGATCGTGCACGCCGAGGACCCGCATCATCTGGCGTCCGCGCCCCAGCGGCCCGGGCCCGCCTACGCCGACTTCCTCGCATCGAGGCCGCGCGACGCCGAGAACACCGCGATCGAGAGCCTGATCGCCCGGGCCGGACGGCTGAACGCCCGGGTGCACGTCCTGCACCTGTCCTCGTCCGACGCGCTGCCCCTGATCGCGGCGGCCAAGCGCGAGGGCGTACGGATCTCCGTCGAGTCCTGCCCGCACTTCCTCACCCTCACCGCCGAGGAAGTCCCGGACGGCGCAACCGAGTTCAAGTGCTGTCCGCCGATCCGCGAGGCCGCCAACCAGGACCTGCTGTGGCAGGGCCTCGCCGACGGCACGATCGACTGCATCGTCTCCGACCATTCCCCCTGCACCACCGACCTCAAGACCCCGGACTTCGCGTCGGCCTGGGGCGGTATCTCCTCACTCCAGCTGGGTCTCCCGGCGATCTGGACCGAGGCCCGCAGACGCGGCCACACCCTCGACGACGTCGTCCGCTGGATGTCGGCGGCCCCCGCCGCACTCGCCGGACTGGGCGCCAAGGGCGCCATCGAGGCCGGCCGCGACGCGGACTTCGCCGTCCTCGCGCCCGACGAGACCTTCACGGTCGACCCGGCCGAGCTGCACCACCGCAACCAGGTGACCGCATACGCCGGCAAGACCCTGCACGGAGTCGTCAGATCGACGTGGCTGCGCGGCGAGCGGATCGTGGAGAACGGCACCCTGGCCGCGCCGTCCGGCCGGCTGCTCGAAAGGAACAACTGA
- a CDS encoding IclR family transcriptional regulator — MPTSSTTDAAKPAATGGVQSLERAFDLLERMADAGGEVGLSELSASSGLPLPTIHRLMRTLVVCGYVRQQSNRRYALGPRLIRLGESASRLLGTWARPYLARLVDETGETANMALLDGDEIVYVAQVPSKHSMRMFTEVGRRVLPHSTGVGKALLAHTPAEEVRALLARTGMPAATEKTITTPEGFLDALEQVRRTGYAVDDNEQEIGVRCLAVPVPNSPTSAAVSISGPAGRVTEAATERIVPVLQQVAKDLSEALANTSGQG; from the coding sequence GTGCCGACGTCCAGCACCACCGACGCAGCCAAGCCCGCCGCCACCGGTGGCGTGCAGTCCCTGGAGCGCGCCTTCGACCTGCTTGAACGCATGGCCGACGCCGGCGGCGAGGTCGGGCTGAGCGAGCTCTCCGCCAGCAGCGGACTGCCGCTGCCCACCATTCACCGGCTGATGCGGACGCTGGTGGTCTGCGGGTACGTGCGACAGCAGTCGAACCGCCGCTACGCGCTCGGTCCCCGTCTGATCCGGCTCGGCGAGTCCGCGTCCCGGCTGCTCGGCACCTGGGCCCGCCCCTATCTCGCCCGCCTGGTCGACGAGACCGGTGAGACCGCGAACATGGCTCTGCTCGACGGCGACGAGATCGTCTATGTGGCACAGGTGCCGTCCAAGCACTCCATGCGCATGTTCACCGAGGTCGGCCGTCGGGTGCTGCCGCACTCCACCGGCGTGGGCAAGGCGCTGCTCGCGCACACCCCGGCCGAGGAGGTACGGGCGCTGCTGGCCCGCACCGGCATGCCGGCCGCCACCGAGAAGACGATCACGACGCCCGAGGGCTTCCTGGACGCGCTCGAGCAGGTCCGCCGGACCGGTTACGCGGTCGACGACAACGAGCAGGAGATCGGTGTCCGCTGCCTCGCGGTTCCGGTCCCCAACTCCCCCACCTCTGCCGCGGTCTCGATCTCCGGACCGGCCGGACGGGTCACCGAGGCGGCCACCGAGAGGATCGTCCCTGTGCTGCAGCAGGTGGCGAAGGATCTCTCCGAGGCGCTGGCGAACACCTCCGGGCAGGGCTGA
- a CDS encoding response regulator transcription factor, whose product MTIPIRVLIADDQMMVRQGFTVLLDAEPGIEVVGQAVNGLEAIAKVAELDPDVVLMDIRMPELGGIEATRRITEQDGATVQVLVLTTFDLDEYVYEALRAGASGFLLKDASAGELAQAVRVVAAGDALLAPNVTKRLIAEFSRMTRSPRAPLKDRVGGLTERETEVLSLIAQGLSNAEIAGRLVVAEQTVKTHVSRILVKLGLRDRTQAAVFAYETGLVRPAGH is encoded by the coding sequence GTCCGTCAGGGCTTCACGGTGCTGCTCGACGCCGAACCCGGCATCGAGGTCGTCGGCCAGGCGGTGAACGGTCTCGAGGCGATCGCCAAGGTCGCCGAACTCGACCCGGACGTGGTCCTGATGGACATCCGGATGCCCGAACTCGGCGGCATAGAGGCGACCCGCCGCATCACCGAACAGGACGGCGCCACCGTCCAGGTCCTCGTACTGACCACCTTCGACCTCGACGAGTACGTGTACGAGGCGCTGCGCGCGGGCGCGTCCGGGTTCCTGCTGAAGGACGCCTCCGCCGGCGAACTCGCCCAGGCGGTGCGGGTGGTGGCGGCCGGCGACGCGCTGCTCGCCCCGAACGTCACCAAGCGGCTCATCGCCGAGTTCTCCCGGATGACGCGCTCCCCGCGGGCGCCGCTCAAGGATCGCGTCGGCGGTCTGACGGAACGCGAGACGGAGGTCCTGTCCCTCATCGCGCAGGGCCTGTCGAACGCGGAGATCGCCGGGCGTCTGGTCGTGGCGGAGCAGACCGTGAAGACCCATGTGAGCCGCATCCTGGTCAAGCTGGGTCTGCGTGACCGGACCCAGGCCGCGGTCTTCGCGTACGAGACGGGCCTGGTGCGCCCAGCAGGTCACTGA